A window of Magnetospirillum sp. genomic DNA:
GGTTCTGGAAAGACGTCGACGCTCAAGGCGATCTGCGGGCTTCTGCCCGTGCGCGCCGGCCAGGTGACGTTCGAGGGTGCGCGCATCGATGGAATGCCGGGGCACACGATCGTCAAGCGCGGCATCGCGATGTGCCCTGAAGGCCGCCAGGTTTTTCCAGAAATGACCGTCGTCGAGAATTTAAGGATCGGCGCCTATGCGCGCAAGGATTCGAAGCAGGAATCCGACATCGCAGCGATGCAGGATCTCTTCCCCATCCTGCGCGAACGCGCGCAACAGGACGCCGGCAAGCTGTCGGGCGGCGAGCAGGAGATGCTGGCGATCGCGCGTGCGCTGATGGCGCGGCCGAAACTGTGCATCTTCGACGAACCTTCGCTGGGACTAGCACCGAAGATCGTCGCCGAGGTCGAAGCGACCATCGCGCGGATCAAGGCACAAGGTATGACCACACTGCTGGTCGAGCAAAACTCCGCCATGGCGCTGCGCCTGGCCGATCGCGTTTATCTCTACGAATCCGGCGAGATCGTGCTGACCGGCACAAGCGCCCAGCTCCGAGACGATCCCGCCATTGCCAAAGCCTATCTGGGCGAATGAAACGCCGAATGAACGCGCCAACCAAGACAACCCGAGGAGACCAACCATGAAAATGCTTCGAAGCTTGTCCGTCGCCGCCTTCGCGGCCGGGGCCATTCTTGCGGCGACCGCCCCCGCGGTCGCGCAGCGCGAACTCGTAATCGGCGTCAACGATGCGCTGACCGGCCCCGGCGCGGTCTACGGACTGCCCCAAGCCAATTCGGTCCAGATGGCGGCGCGCGAAATCAATGCCGCCGGCGGCATCCGGGTCGGCACGACCGTCTACAATCTGCGCGTCGTACAGTACGACGACAAGGCGAACCCCACGGAAGCGACCAACAGTGTGCGCCGTTTGCTCGACCGTGACGGCGCCAAGTTCCTGCTCGGCTTCTGCTGCTCGGGCCCAACCAGCGCTGTCGCCTCATTCATCGGCCGCGAGGACGCGGTCATGCTCGTGGGTAACGCCGCCGAGCGCGCGATCACGACGCAAGGCATCCAAAATCTGTTCCGCACCCGCCCGCCGGCCGACTATACCGGCGCCGCCGCAGGCCGCTTCGTCGCCGCCCAAGGCCCACGCCGAATCGCGGTGATCGGCTCGCTCGAGGTCGGATTCTACGTGCAGTATCTCGACGCGTTCGAGAAGGAGTTCGCCAAGAGCGGCGGCACCATTGTTGCCAAGGAAAGCTTCGGTCTGCGCGACCGCGACATGACCCCGCAACTCACCAAAATCCGCGCGCTCAATCCCGACGCGATCCTGGTGATCGGCTATGTTGAGCCGGCCGCCTTCGTCTATCGCCAGTCGGTAGAACTGGGCTTGAATGTGCGGCGATACGGTTTCACCAGTGGCAGCGAGGATCAGTTCCTGCGCGT
This region includes:
- a CDS encoding ABC transporter ATP-binding protein, giving the protein MLTVESLRAGYGTIEVLHGVSFEVNAGECVALIGANGSGKTSTLKAICGLLPVRAGQVTFEGARIDGMPGHTIVKRGIAMCPEGRQVFPEMTVVENLRIGAYARKDSKQESDIAAMQDLFPILRERAQQDAGKLSGGEQEMLAIARALMARPKLCIFDEPSLGLAPKIVAEVEATIARIKAQGMTTLLVEQNSAMALRLADRVYLYESGEIVLTGTSAQLRDDPAIAKAYLGE
- a CDS encoding ABC transporter substrate-binding protein, whose product is MKMLRSLSVAAFAAGAILAATAPAVAQRELVIGVNDALTGPGAVYGLPQANSVQMAAREINAAGGIRVGTTVYNLRVVQYDDKANPTEATNSVRRLLDRDGAKFLLGFCCSGPTSAVASFIGREDAVMLVGNAAERAITTQGIQNLFRTRPPADYTGAAAGRFVAAQGPRRIAVIGSLEVGFYVQYLDAFEKEFAKSGGTIVAKESFGLRDRDMTPQLTKIRALNPDAILVIGYVEPAAFVYRQSVELGLNVRRYGFTSGSEDQFLRVATSQQMEGVWDLRPTELTMESASPAGVRYEANYRAAFGATPAPSSPYAYDQVYVLKHALERAGTVTDTKRVAEVIRTAPIPPEAVMRYLPVGGRMFDENGQAYTTNAAFQWRNGRWVFVEDLPSDPADYSRFLRGLRQ